A window from Podospora bellae-mahoneyi strain CBS 112042 chromosome 1 map unlocalized CBS112042p_1, whole genome shotgun sequence encodes these proteins:
- a CDS encoding uncharacterized protein (EggNog:ENOG503NZZH; COG:G; CAZy:GH35), with translation MARLPSIIAMILALSLMAPALATIHYVMPNYTWQLNHTISSGPGGGLPLPQLPVNSSTSTPVSNPITNSTSNFYTFSPFSYYNYNQERIKVRPEGWQGPVVTYDNNSLSVYGERIMLYSGEFHYFRLPRSPELWCDVLAKIKAMGFNAVSIYVPWMMLEPLRGEWDEVGWFDLDLFIGFAQTNGLYVIARPGPYINGEVTGGGLPGWLQRTTPTLRTADLEFLQASENYVVRVANLMAKWQVDNGGPVILYQVENEYTMSTDSYKGFPDNGYMQWLIEKAKNASITIPIINNDAWPAGNSRPGIGVGEVDIYGHDLYPFGLDCSAKDWPENATYTDLWSKHIGMSPGTPYTIPEGGAYDTWGSVGYDECVKLFDDVQARVLFKNSYAAGVKVFNVYMIFGGTNWGNLGDPYVYTSYDYGAAIAEDRTIGRPKYSELKLQANFFKVSPGYLAAMPFENMTEGIVGFQMNSTDDKLVATQLTGDFGTFYVIRHRDYRQTDDVAFTLKLPTASGRWHLPARSANFVLSGRDSKLLVTDYPFGGFFMTYCSAEILTWNSYNKTTIVIYGNIGEYHELRFTHPWADPILESSGVNLFADINTTAAQWTIGPDRQWAVINNYVYMHFENRKSAYKYWTVDLVPAYSEGASSIIVYGGYLIRSAAETWLEGGITTGLILMGDFNETTTLEIMNVPLLARTLTVNSDPVNYTVNEHGNWVVTIDYKSANNTGTPDLVTGIEWNYRDCLPEIQSDYDDSGWLRSVLMTNNTDTAPAYTPTSLYGSDYGFHTGVLVFRGHFQAARVKAALNLYTQGGPGFAVSVWLNDQFLYSFDGNLDTEGNDTLYYLPDLEVNYDNLVNYNLTVLVDNMGLEENLIVGANRMKSPRGIMNYGIFDETVHNIVMPIDWKLTGNWKGEYYADKVRGPLNEGGLFAERMGYHLPGAPLSGDTSKNPFKDGLDKPGVGFWSAKLTINWDRIYDTPLSFVFQETDESKRAANGCRAWLYVNGYQFGRYISKFGPQNEFHVPDGIIYTNGTENHIAIAMWAPNEGGAKLPWLSLKSGHPVRSTRIWPGDMNSFVAESYYDGREGSY, from the exons ATGGCGAGACTCCCCAGCATCATCGCCATGATTTTGGCTCTCTCCCTCATGGCGCCAGCTCTGGCAACTATACACTATGTCATGCCAAACTACACTTGGCAGCTCAACCATACGATCAGTTCCGGCCCGGGAGGGGGACTTCCTCTTCCGCAGCTCCCAGTTAACAGTTCAACCTCTACACCGGTCTCCAACCCAATCACGAACTCGACCTCAAACTTCTACACGTTCTCCCCATTCTCGTACTACAACTACAACCAGGAACGTATCAAAGTCCGCCCCGAAGGCTGGCAAGGCCCTGTTGTGACCTATGACAACAACTCACTCAGCGTTTATGGCGAGCGGATCATGCTGTACAGCGGAGAATTCCACTATTTCCGACTGCCACGATCCCCCGAGCTGTGGTGCGATGtgctggccaagatcaaaGCCATGGGCTTCAATGCCGTCAGTATTTATGTCCcctggatgatgttggagcCACTGAGGGGAGAGTGGGAcgaggttggttggtttgatTTGGACTTGTTTATAGGATTCGCTCAGACGAATGGCTTATATGTCATTGCCCGGCCAGGGCCTTACATCA ATGGCGAAGTCACTGGAGGCGGCTTGCCGGGGTGGCTGCAGAGAACCACGCCCACTCTACGAACTGCAGACCTAGAGTTTCTACAGGCTTCTGAAAA CTATGTCGTCAGAGTTGCCAATCTCATGGCCAAATGGCAGGTCGACAACGGAGGACCGGTCATTCTCTATCAGGTAGAGAATGAATACAC CATGTCCACCGACAGCTACAAAGGATTTCCTGACAACGGATATATGCAATGGCTCATCGAAAAGGCAAAGAACGCGAGCATCACtattcccatcatcaacaacgacgCTTGGCCCGCCGGAAACAGTCGCCCCGGCATCGGTGTGGGCGAAGTTGATATCTACGGTCATGATCTTTATCCCTTTGGTCTCGACTGTTCGGCGAAGGATTGGCCAGAGAATGCTACCTACACAGATCTTTGGTCGAAGCATATCGGCATGAGTCCAGGAACCCCCTACACAATCCCTGAG GGCGGTGCTTATGACACCTGGGGGTCTGTGGGATATGATGAGTGCGTGAAGCTGTTCGACGACGTGCAGGCTCGCGTGCTCTTCAAGAACAGCTATGCGGCCGGTGTGAAGGTTTTCAACGTCTACATG ATCTTTGGCGGAACAAACTGGGGTAACTTGGGAGATCCCTATGTCTATACCAGTTATGACTATGGAGCG GCAATTGCTGAAGACCGCACCATTGGCCGACCCAAATACTCTGAGCTCAAGCTTCAAGCCAACTTTTTCAAAGTCTCTCCAGGGTACTTGGCAGCAATGCCATTCGAAAACATGACCGAAGGCATAGTTGGGTTTCAGATGAATTCCACAGACGACAAGCTTGTTGCAACTCAGCTCACCGGCGACTTCGGCACATTCTACGTTATCCGTCACCGTGACTATCGTCAGACTGACGACGTTGCCTTCACTCTCAAGCTACCCACAGCCTCCGGGAGGTGGCATCTGCCGGCAAGATCAGCCAACTTTGTGTTGTCTGGTCGCGACTCCAAGCTACTCGTCACGGACTACCCTTTCGGCGGGTTCTTTATGACTTACTGTTCGGCAGAAATTCTTACCTGGAACAGCTACAACAAGACAACCATTGTGATCTACGGAAATATTGGCGAATATCATGAGCTTCGCTTCACCCACCCCTGGGCAGACCCCATCCTTGAAAGCAGCGGTGTCAATCTTTTTGCTGACATAAATACGACTGCCGCTCAGTGGACAATCGGTCCAGATAGACAATGGGCAGTGATCAACAATTATGTGTATATGCACTTTGAAA ATCGAAAATCTGCCTACAAATATTGGACGGTGGATTTAGTCCCAGCGTACTCTGAGGGGGCATCATCGATCATTGTTTACGGCGGTTATCTGATCCGTTCAGCAGCCGAGACTTGGCTTGAGGGCGGGATCACCACGGGTTTGATCCTGATGGGTGATTTCAACGAGACAACCACACTCGAGATCATGAACGTTCCACTCCTCGCTCGAACGCTCACTGTGAATTCCGACCCAGTGAATTACACAGTTAATGAGCATGGTAACTGGGTAGTCACAATTGACTACAAGTCTGCCAACAATACTGGCACGCCGGATCTCGTCACTGGAATAGAGTGGAACTACCGTGACTGTCTGCCTGAGATCCAGTCGGATTACGACGATTCTGGCTGGCTTCGATCAGTCCTcatgaccaacaacaccgacaCTGCCCCTGCATACACACCCACCTCTCTTTACGGCTCCGACTATGGATTTCACACCGGAGTGCTCGTCTTCAGAGGTCACTTCCAGGCGGCAAGGGTGAAGGCGGCCTTGAACTTGTACACCCAGGGCGGCCCGGGATTTGCAGTTTCTGTCTGGCTTAACGACCAATTCCTTTACAGTTTTGACGGCAATCTCGACACCGAGGGCAACGATACGCTGTACTATCTTCCTGACTTGGAGGTGAACTACGACAACCTGGTCAACTACAACCTCACTGTCCTTGTCGACAACatgggcttggaggagaaCCTGATAGTAGGGGCAAACCGCATGAAGTCGCCGCGTGGTATCATGAACTACGGTATATTTGACGAAACTGTGCACAATATCGTCATGCCCATTGACTGGAAGCTGACGGGCAACTGGAAGGGGGAGTATTATGCAGACAAGGTGAGGGGCCCTCTGAACGAAGGGGGTCTGTTTGCTGAGAGAATGGGCTACCACCTTCCGGGAGCTCCGCTGTCTGGGGATACCTCGAAGAACCCATTCAAGGACGGACTTGACAAGCCAggtgttgggttttggtCTGCGAAGTTGACGATCAACTGGGACAGAATATACGATACGCCACTGAGCTTTGTGTTTCAGGAGACGGACGAGAGCAAGAGGGCGGCGAATGGTTGCCGGGCATGGCTTTATGTCAATGGCTATCAGTTTGGGAGGTATATTTCCAAGTTTGGACCTCAGAACGAGTTCCATGTGCCGGATGGGATTATTTACACGAATGGGACAGAGAATCATATTGCCATTGCGATGTGGGCGCCGAATGAAGGAGGGGCGAAGTTGCCGTGGCTGAGCTTGAAGAGTGGGCATCCGGTTAGGTCGACGAGGATTTGGCCGGGGGATATGAATTCGTTTGTGGCGGAGAGTTATTATGACGGGAGAGAGGGGTCGTATTGA
- a CDS encoding uncharacterized protein (EggNog:ENOG503NYXT; COG:G; MEROPS:MER0005900), translating into MCVPHSVIMTIPSTTFHIHTSLLFDPKKKAFVKNASIEVNPGTGEIVSITERPGESFSAKDGDIDLTGKVVLPGLVDSHTHIFLHSYEERNGTQQMRDQSAVERIVRATNHARAALLAGYTTYRDLGTEALGNADANLRDCVNRGLTPGPRLLVATDALASSGSYELRVENKLGGNGLGLSVPRASDVADGVDGVRAAVRRRVGEGADLIKFYSDYRRKTMRFPPDVPGPGGRVLFPPKRRNPAVPLYSKEEMEAIVKEAQLAEIPVAAHAGETKAALWAADAGVTTIEHIFEDTAELELPLFQKMVEKKTIWVPTLATAEALPADMFRECKLRVKRAYDHGVRLAAGGDTGTFSHGLNAREVEIMIQCGVSVEESLEAATISGWEACGGDLSGFRFGWFEKGNRADIIALETDPRKDEKALRKVSFVMKDGRVWKRDGAAVDMISVPQWPEDDGNTSEEWSDLEAGSPPKMSMSVPLPVFRGQKRAS; encoded by the exons ATGTGTGTGCCCCACTCTGTCATCATGACAATTCCGTCAACCACATTCCACATacacacctccctcctcttcgacCCCAAAAAGAAGGCATTCGTGAAGAATGCCTCAATAGAAGTCAACCCTGGGACGGGCGAGATTGTGAGCATTACCGAACGCCCCGGGGAGAGCTTCTCCGCCAAAGATGGGGATATCGACCTCACCGGCAAGGTGGTGCTTCCTGGATTAGTAGActcccacacacacatcttTCTCCACTCCTACGA AGAACGCAATGGCACCCAACAAATGCGCGACCAGTCAGCTGTCGAGCGCATCGTCCGCGCAACAAATCACGCCCGCGCTGCTCTTCTGGCAGGCTACACCACCTACCGAGATCTCGGGACCGAAGCCCTAGGGAATGCCGACGCTAATCTGCGGGACTGCGTCAACCGCGGCTTGACCCCCGGCCCAAGGCTCCTGGTTGCCACGGACGCCCTTGCCAGCTCTGGTTCCTATGAACTCAGAGTAGAAAACAAGCTGGGCGGGAATGGACTCGGACTCTCTGTCCCACGAGCATCTGACGTTGCAGATGGTGTTGACGGGGTCAGAGCTGCCGTCCGAAGGAGGGTCGGAGAAGGTGCCGACTTGATCAAGTTCTACAGTGATTACCGACGCAAAACGATGCGGTTCCCTCCAGATGTGCCTGGACCCGGTGGAAGGGTCTTGTTCCCCCCCAAGAGGAGGAACCCTGCAGTTCCGTTGTACTCCAAGGAAGAAATGGAAGCTATCGTCAAGGAAGCCCAACTAGCCGAGATTCCTGTTGCTGCTCACGCTGGCGAAACCAAGGCTGCGCTGTGGGCAGCAGACGCAGGTGTCACAACTATTGAACATATCTTTGAGGATACAGCCGAGTTGGAGCTGCCACTCTTCCAGAAAATGGTAGAGAAGAAGACAATATGGGTCCCTACTTTGGCTACTGCCGAGGCGCTGCCTGCCGATATGTTTCGGGAGTGCAAGCTTAGGGTCAAAAGGGCGTACGACCATGGAGTGCGCTtggctgctggtggggaCACCGGGACGTTCAGTCACGGCCTCAATGCACGGGAAGTCGAGATCATGATACAGTGCGGCGTTTCTGTCGAGGAGTCACTGGAAGCGGCGACTATTTCCGGTTGGGAAGCTTGTGGTGGAGATCTTTCTGGGTTCAGGTTTGGGTGGTTTGAGAAGGGTAATCGAGCGGACATTATTGCTTTGGAGACCGACCCCCGAAAGGATGAGAAGGCTTTGCGGAAGGTCAGTTTTGTCATGAAAGATGGCCGGGTCTGGAAAAGGGACGGTGCGGCTGTCGACATGATCTCTGTACCGCAGTGGCCCGAGGATGACGGCAACACTAGCGAGGAGTGGTCAGATCTGGAAGCTGGCAGCCCACCCAAAATGTCCATGTCAGTTCCACTGCCTGTGTTTCGAGGACAGAAGCGGGCATCTTGA
- a CDS encoding uncharacterized protein (EggNog:ENOG503P58K), whose amino-acid sequence MSGNSNVGNSQVYEDGDQRNAKSSELGSDRFHEGVKHSHNNNDPKDNRSLVNRAAAERQDEGSEDSVEAAQLKKDPTLPAKMHGNEPSRGAKIDAELQAEDEATLRKKNQK is encoded by the exons ATGTCAGGAAACTCCAATGTCGGGAACAGCCAGGTTTATGAGGACGGCGACCAGAGAAACGCCAAGTCCTCTGAGCTTGGATCAGACCGATTCCACGAAGGCGTCAAGCACtctcacaacaacaatgatCCCA AGGATAACCGGTCTCTTGTCAACCGTGCTGCCGCTGAGCGACAGGATGAGGGCTCAGAAGACTCTGTAGAGGCAGCCCAACTCAAGAAGGACCCCACACTCCCT GCCAAGATGCACGGGAACGAGCCATCTCGAGGCGCCAAGATCGATGCCGAGCTGCAAGCAGAGGACGAGGCCACGCTCAGGAAGAAGAACCAGAAGTGA
- a CDS encoding uncharacterized protein (EggNog:ENOG503P47E; COG:S): MGFFRKTKDIITLFHKASSPGSKRVATLLKQVQVEAAEKDLRPEFDLEVTEQPPTLDQVKTILDYVGQPGISLVIKGATSENEALQKFKQSADSFQKPLVVDWANGKAHVGENESEILKMLNALPKK, from the exons ATGGGTTTCTTC CGCAAGACCAAAGATATCATCACCCTTTTCCACAAGGCTAGCTCGCCAGGCTCGAAACGAGTGGCTACTTTGCTCAAGCAAGTCCAGGTCGAGGCAGCTGAAAAGGATCTGAGGCCTGAGTTTGATCTCGAGGTCACTGAGCAGCCTCCTACTCTCGATCAAGTCAAGACCATTCTCGACTATGTCGGCCAACCCGGCATTTCCTTGGTTATCAAGGGCGCCACCAGTGAGAATGAGGCTCTTCAGAAGTTCAAGCAGAGCGCTGACAGCTTCCAAAAACCTTTG GTTGTCGACTGGGCCAATGGCAAGGCTCACGTAGGAGAAAACGAGTCTGAGATCCTGAAGATGCTCAACGCTCTCCCCAAGAAATAG
- a CDS encoding uncharacterized protein (EggNog:ENOG503PH3A; COG:S): protein MATLPKGRMVSFQISSNDRQTPTVVAMASNGTPLPTPLMSYYFKIPRNSPCVISVNKTGKAPRFYSDPLSIPKRDIESWNQAKIEKEACTIRAQHPALADSVIRPTSWEDLYRYYDAHDLWLQGAWNLWCVVDELGYQNEKIECYRQQMRAMQNLGHRFPLQPYELSMISDFVEGWISYAENRLMLIEWDGSYDILQLFSPTDWKEGGIEGLNQTQAAFLSDELTYWHEHWREQYENPAAFFPPDQWHHLGGKYAKEDSLTEPRKRFVTPYDKPLAASSDTLQHPLPTVLSTTQPSIKQEDYMPVHNKTTGAYSQPVAFSKPVLSFKPAPASPSVPAPPSVPAYHSLPKGYPIVVNGTMPAPHSIVVENHATSEEAKPDNATKPAGDGDAITVGTEASGPSRIPERSLEETGDRQEQQSATADPNIPQRAYSSRNKGRKNFPNPISTRPISDSTYAKCYNRDKSPGIYSGKMSAGHFVACPCGRCSTLSRTALVKQIDYFPGMTQCEKVSRFQEYFSRYGVIQQCDIKTTAKTGSCYALIRYSLESSAVAAVASADGLPLSPLSSSMRLEHPWYSKYWAPRPYTRTPPKATRETPRVTPPSRRRFPPDQGFLNRGTAQQQHGGTSSLGSASGRKKVGQPSISPEYMRGPPPGFPPISQPQAGLQPSPPRMQPHPVGATEYNLDYHGPAHRQPCVPFHHQMTEIPEKPQNYGNLPPAHHFNQSFQQHGPPQWHHGPPHWQHAHPLPPPPPPHLPPYFGPANFVGPIPQPPYQAPPVFYNQGGPHGNAQCPVDPQMRSPQARTRQSPEQDMVGSQPLSHSSSSSNTHTTHAISQVWVVVDKAAAAEHTNKGRPVKAGTSPDEPSTPIDTVSTQEDGRVAGTLEKAVQEGESSDQGGTVVRHAQFSIHDVRFIQDMSGTVRIRPNRRNQHQALPAEWLVVDSRSATPAEQRQPSGFKKGKNKTKPGARPSSRPSTPVDFSSSQAESSKAQASTSTERPKSVTGNAALKVPEPKGYRADAGGSLKLSWNPKGPAIRVNHLADQMLPPPLRTGSPQEGPSTGPVLKGNNSKQARFQRFDSLSSIPDCPVLPRACDLFTNYPDLSTSPPKIVMTPAETTPNKEMASHPTINGLLNGTNRGISDSSLAQSFYTAKSTFSSRENSPPEAAKDELFVSPPETPTKTSQPSSRTLPAHPIPKLTAAAPVLEVPVETPKLDKGKSTAPLQPETSVSNLKTSEPTDSKPEAPKPKSSSKNKHKKKNKTRADTEAGPSSSQPQEQQQQLPTPVGSKPNSRPAIPAGDANVRNQKKRQAHAKSKAERKRSAAAASPNKWGPSSSGADA, encoded by the exons ATGGCTACTCTCCCAAAGGGCAGAATGGTTAGCTTTCAGATCTCGAGCAACGATAGGCAGACCCCCACTGTCGTTGCCATGGCTTCTAATGGCACCCCGCTTCCCACTCCTCTCATGAGTTACTATTTCAAGATTCCTCGCAACTCCCCCTGTGTTATCTCGGTCAACAAAACAGGAAAGGCCCCGCGTTTCTACAGCGACCCTCTGTCTATCCCCAAGCGCGATATCGAGTCTTGGAATCAAGCCAAAATTGAGAAGGAGGCATGCACGATCCGGGCTCAGCACCCTGCTCTGGCAGACAGCGTCATTCGTCCAACCTCTTGGGAGGATCTGTACAGGTACTATGACGCTCATGACCTTTGGCTTCAAGGTGCTTGGAACCTCTGGTGTGTCGTTGATGAACTCGGATACCAGAACGAGAAAATAGAGTGCTACCGCCAACAGATGCGGGCGATGCAGAACCTGGGTCATCGTTTTCCCCTGCAACCCTACGAGCTCTCCATGATTAGCGATTTTGTTGAAGGTTGGATCTCATACGCTGAGAACCGGCTCATGCTCATCGAGTGGGATGGTTCATACGACATTCTGCAACTATTCTCACCGACGGACTGGAAAGAAGGCGGGATCGAAGGCTTAAACCAAACCCAGGCAGCCTTTCTGAGTGACGAGCTCACTTACTGGCATGAACACTGGCGTGAGCAATATGAGAACCCCGCCGCATTCTTTCCTCCCGATCAATGGCATCACCTTGGCGGGAAGTACGCGAAGGAGGATTCTCTTACAGAGCCCCGAAAACGATTTG TCACACCTTACGACAAGCCACTTGCTGCATCCAGTGACACTTTGCAGCATCCCCTCCCAACGGTACTGTCTACGACTCAGCCCAGCATCAAGCAGGAGGATTACATGCCTGTTCACAACAAGACGACTGGTGCTTACTCTCAGCCAGTAGCGTTCTCTAAGCCTGTTCTGAGCTTCAAGCCTGCGCCAGCTTCCCCCTCTGTgcccgctcctccctctgtGCCAGCCTACCACTCTTTGCCAAAGGGCTACCCGATTGTTGTCAATGGCACCATGCCGGCGCCTCACAGCATTGTTGTTGAGAACCACGCTACATCAGAGGAAGCAAAGCCCGACAATGCTACCAAGCCAGCTGGGGACGGGGATGCCATCACAGTTGGCACCGAGGCCTCGGGCCCATCACGTATTCCTGAGCGTTCCCTAGAGGAAACTGGCGACAGACAAGAACAGCAATCAGCGACTGCAGACCCCAATATACCTCAGAGGGCCTACTCTTCCAGGAACAAGGGCAGGAAGAACTTTCCCAATCCTATCTCAACAAGGCCAATCTCAGATTCGACCTATGCGAAGTGCTACAACCGGGATAAGTCTCCTGGTATTTATTCAGGGAAAATGTCGGCGGGTCATTTTGTAGCTTGCCCTTGCGGCCGCTGCAGCACACTGTCACGCACTGCTCTGGTCAAACAGATTGATTACTTTCCAGGAATGACTCAATGCGAGAAGGTTTCTCGCTTTCAGGAATACTTTTCCCGTTATGGCGTGATTCAGCAGTGCGACATCAAAACTACTGCCAAAACAGGTAGTTGTTACGCTCTCATCCG GTATTCCCTTGAGAGCAGCGCTGTTGCGGCTGTGGCCTCTGCAGATGGGTTGCCTCTCTCCCCACTGAGCTCAAGTATGCGTCTCGAGCATCCCTGGTACTCAAAATACTGGGCTCCGAGGCCATATACCAGAACTCCCCCAAAGGCTACACGTGAGACTCCACGCGTAACTCCTCCGTCCAGGCGACGGTTTCCCCCCGATCAGGGCTTCTTGAACAGAGGCACcgcacaacagcagcatggTGGCACATCATCACTCGGCTCTGCTTCTGGGAGAAAGAAGGTGGGACAACCAAGTATTTCCCCAGAATACATGCGTGGACCTCCTCCGGGATTTCCTCCTATCTCCCAGCCTCAAGCTGGTCTGCAACCATCGCCTCCTCGCATGCAGCCGCATCCCGTTGGAGCTACCGAGTATAACCTGGACTATCACGGTCCTGCCCACCGGCAGCCCTGTGTTCCTTTTCACCACCAGATGACCGAAATCCCTGAGAAGCCTCAGAATTAcggcaacctccccccagctCATCACTTCAACCAAAGCTTTCAGCAACACGGTCCACCGCAGTGGCACCATGGACCACCTCATTGGCAACATGcccaccctcttccacctcctccgcccccgcATCTGCCGCCGTATTTTGGCCCTGCTAACTTCGTCGGTCCAATACCACAACCGCCGTATCAAGCACCACCTGTGTTCTACAATCAGGGAGGTCCTCACGGAAATGCACAATGTCCGGTGGATCCCCAGATGCGGAGCCCTCAGGCACGAACTAGACAGTCTCCCGAGCAAGACATGGTCGGGTCACAACCATTGTCACACTCAAGCTCATCGAGCAACACGCACACCACCCATGCTATATCACAAGTTTGGGTTGTAGTTGACAAGGCTGCTGCAGCGGAGCACACCAACAAGGGGAGGCCCGTGAAAGCTGGCACTTCTCCGGATGAGCCATCCACCCCTATTGATACTGTTTCAACACAGGAAGATGGGCGCGTTGCTGGCACACTGGAAAAGGCTGTCCAAGAAGGGGAGAGCTCGGACCAGGGAGGCACGGTGGTACGGCATGCGCAGTTCTCCATCCATGATGTGCGCTTCATCCAGGATATGTCCGGCACGGTGAGGATCCGCCCAAATAGGCGGAATCAACACCAGGCCCTTCCCGCAGAGTGGTTGGTTGTGGATAGTCGAAGTGCAACTCCGGCTGAGCAGCGGCAACCTTCAGGATTCAAGAAGGGTAAAAATAAGACGAAGCCCGGTGCCCGCCCAAGTTCGCGACCATCGACACCTGTCGACTTTTCCTCGAGCCAGGCTGAGAGCTCCAAGGCTCAAGCTTCGACTTCGACTGAGCGACCCAAATCAGTCACGGGAAATGCTGCACTTAAGGTCCCAGAGCCCAAAGGATACCGCGCAGATGCAGGTGGATCGCTCAAGCTGTCATGGAACCCCAAGGGCCCAGCTATCCGTGTCAACCACCTAGCCGACCAGATGTTACCTCCACCTCTGAGAACTGGATCACCTCAAGAGGGACCCTCAACGGGCCCTGTCCTCAAGGGCAACAACTCGAAACAGGCTCGATTTCAGCGGTTCGACTCCCTAAGCAGCATCCCTGACTGCCCGGTCCTCCCACGGGCGTGCGACTTATTCACCAACTACCCCGATCTATCAACTTCTCCGCCCAAGATTGTGATGACACCGGCCGAGACAACCCCAAACAAGGAGATGGCTTCCCATCCGACTATCAACGGGTTGCTCAATGGTACAAACCGCGGGATCTCAGACTCATCCCTTGCCCAAAGTTTCTACACCGCAAAGAGCACGTTCTCTTCTAGAGAGAACAGTCCTCCCGAAGCAGCCAAGGACGAGCTGTTTGTCTCGCCCCCAGAGACCCCAACAAAGACCAGCCAACCATCCTCGCGCACATTGCCTGCCCACCCAATTCCGAAGCTCACAGCAGCTGCTCCCGTCCTGGAGGTACCTGTGGAAACCCCAAAGCTGGATAAGGGCAAGAGCACAGCACCCCTCCAGCCCGAGACCTCTGTATCCAACTTGAAGACCTCAGAGCCCACCGACTCCAAACCAGAGGCCCCCAAGCCAAAGTCTAGCAGCAAGAACAAGcacaaaaagaagaacaagaccaGAGCCGACACTGAAGCCggaccttcttcttctcagccacaagagcagcagcagcagttgcCGACCCCAGTTGGTTCAAAGCCCAACTCCCGCCCCGCCATCCCCGCCGGCGACGCCAACGTCAGAAACCAAAAGAAGAGACAGGCGCACGCGAAGAGCAAAGCAGAGAGGAAGcgctctgctgctgctgcttctcctaATAAATGggggccttcttcttctggggcTGATGCTTGA